One window of the Marinilactibacillus sp. Marseille-P9653 genome contains the following:
- a CDS encoding IS3 family transposase, which produces MAFELKKEGYRLKDIFKVVGIPEATYHYHIKRTGAEDYDLSLKEQITDIFYQSKERYGYKRITDELNDTGIVINHKKVDRLMKELGLKCIKFTRKTRKYNSYKGTVGKVAKNKLNRRFNTSIPLQKLVTDITEFKCTGDQKLYFNPIVDLYNGEIISYSINKRPVLDLAMEPLKEAIKTIKQKATVRTTIHSDQGWHYQHKKRVNLLKQNKIFQSMSRKATCSDNAVIENFFGIMKQEMYHGEPKVSYEELREQIDEYIEWYNTTRRKKKLAGLSPVEYRTQASQSAA; this is translated from the coding sequence TTGGCATTTGAGCTCAAAAAAGAAGGATATAGATTGAAAGATATTTTCAAAGTTGTGGGCATTCCTGAGGCTACGTACCATTATCATATAAAACGAACAGGCGCAGAAGATTACGATTTGTCTTTAAAAGAACAGATTACTGATATATTCTATCAATCCAAAGAGCGTTACGGATATAAGCGAATCACGGACGAATTGAATGACACTGGAATAGTAATCAACCATAAAAAGGTCGATCGCTTAATGAAGGAGTTAGGGTTGAAATGTATTAAATTCACACGTAAGACTCGAAAATATAACTCTTACAAAGGAACTGTAGGAAAAGTTGCCAAGAACAAGTTAAACCGCCGGTTTAATACGTCAATTCCTTTACAGAAACTAGTGACTGATATCACTGAATTTAAATGTACTGGAGATCAAAAACTTTATTTTAATCCCATAGTAGATTTGTATAATGGTGAAATTATTTCTTACAGTATTAATAAGCGTCCTGTTTTAGATTTAGCAATGGAACCTTTAAAAGAAGCTATTAAAACGATAAAGCAAAAAGCTACTGTTCGCACTACGATTCATTCCGATCAAGGGTGGCACTATCAACATAAAAAACGGGTAAATTTATTAAAACAGAATAAAATCTTCCAGAGCATGTCTCGTAAAGCAACCTGTTCTGATAATGCCGTTATAGAAAACTTTTTTGGGATTATGAAGCAAGAAATGTATCACGGAGAACCTAAAGTAAGCTATGAAGAACTAAGAGAACAGATTGACGAATATATTGAGTGGTACAATACCACTCGTAGAAAGAAAAAACTGGCTGGCTTAAGTCCAGTAGAATACCGAACTCAAGCCAGCCAGTCGGCTGCATAA